A region from the Thermanaeromonas toyohensis ToBE genome encodes:
- a CDS encoding YitT family protein translates to MWKTVKQHPIGSYLGITAGCALTAVGLALFLVPNRIAAGGVSGLATVLHYVLGVPVGLTMLVLNVPLFLAGLKILGFHFGLKTLYGTVVLSVLTDFLVWVARPPTFNPLLASIYGGLLTGAGLGVVFRFGGSTGGTDLAALLFRKLLHISAGMGLLVTDALVIGLAGLVFNMELALYALLSLFLTSRAIDAIQEGSGYAKAAIIISDHSEEIARRILTELDRGATGIQGRGLYTRKEREILLVVVHRSEVTRLKDLVATLDPQAFVIVSNVHEVLGEGFREWREV, encoded by the coding sequence ATGTGGAAAACAGTAAAACAGCACCCTATAGGGAGCTATTTAGGGATTACAGCTGGCTGTGCCCTTACGGCAGTGGGGCTAGCCCTTTTTTTAGTACCCAACAGAATAGCAGCTGGCGGGGTAAGCGGCCTGGCCACGGTCCTCCATTATGTTCTGGGGGTACCGGTGGGGCTAACCATGCTGGTTCTCAATGTCCCCTTATTTTTAGCTGGGCTTAAGATATTAGGTTTTCATTTTGGCCTTAAAACTTTATACGGCACTGTAGTTCTTTCCGTATTAACCGATTTCCTGGTCTGGGTAGCTAGGCCACCTACCTTTAATCCTCTCTTGGCCTCCATTTATGGTGGACTGCTTACCGGGGCTGGATTGGGGGTGGTTTTCCGCTTTGGCGGTAGTACCGGGGGTACAGATCTGGCCGCGCTGCTCTTTCGCAAACTTTTACATATAAGCGCTGGGATGGGGCTCCTTGTTACAGATGCCCTGGTTATAGGTTTGGCGGGGCTAGTTTTTAATATGGAGCTGGCCCTGTACGCGTTACTTTCCCTTTTTCTTACCAGCCGGGCTATAGATGCCATCCAGGAGGGGAGCGGATACGCTAAGGCGGCTATAATTATCTCGGATCATAGCGAGGAGATCGCCCGGCGTATCTTGACGGAGCTGGACCGGGGGGCAACCGGTATTCAGGGAAGGGGGCTTTATACCAGGAAGGAGCGGGAGATACTCTTGGTGGTGGTACATCGTTCAGAAGTAACCCGCCTTAAAGATTTGGTGGCCACCCTTGATCCCCAGGCCTTTGTTATAGTGAGTAATGTGCACGAAGTATTAGGAGAAGGTTTTCGGGAATGGAGGGAAGTGTAA